The DNA region CAGCTAAAATACTAAGATCCCTATTTGGATACGGAGGCGATGGTTATCCGAGTGACAGGTAACTTTTACTGTTTGACTAGCTGACCTGACAGACGTGACGCTTTGCGAAATGACGAACGTGTGGagtttaaataaaactgttctctcttttcaaaatttacaattttctacacaattttcttaatttttgaaGTTGTGGAATCCGTATATATTTCtatgatttcatttttttacagATATAATCCTGCCCCATCAGTTTTACACCATCCGCAAACATCTTTGCGTGACCCGATATATTGGTATTTGATCCAAAGTTTATTGAAATACTTTGAAGAGTTTTCAAAGACATTAGAACCTTACAACTTTTCTAAATATCAAAGTGATGAATACAATATTATTGAcaatacttttacaaaaattactaCGTATTACGAATTCTATCAATTTAATATtggcaatatttttaatagtgatAATTATGATTTAAGAAGTTCGTCCTTGACATATGCTGCCAGACAAAAAAGACTTAAACATACTCCAAtaagtttttcttttacaatagATGCCAAATCTAATAAAACGTCATtgattaaactatttttaggcCCAAGGTGCCATGCTCTAAATTGTTTTGATGAATTTTCTAGATTCTTTGAATTAGATTCATTCACTTATGAACTTGATGAAGGTTTAAATATTGTAAGATGGTCACCTGAGTATACGGGTAAATTTTCATTTGATGATTTATTTaacttagaattaaaatcagtaagaaaaaataaatattgcttaTTCAGATTTCCTGAAAATATGATTATTCCGAGAGGTTTGGAACAaggtttaaatttaacattattcaTTTTAGTAACACCTATCGATGAGAATAGTGATTTTGAATATCTTTCAAATCCATTAGGATTCCCCTTCCACAGAAAAGCATTAGTTAATAACtttttcgattttaataattacaaattctttaatattacaatttatcaCAAAGAAAATTCGAAACACGCTAATGGATACTTTTCATCTCATCTCAACTAAATTATGGAATGGAAAAGGATAAAACGATAAAATGATTCATTTGTACTATTTATGCAGTTGATACATTTATgcacacatttattttttttggaaaaaattggatgaaataataaaatgatttatttataccgttttttatttgtaaatgtaagttataacagtattattacaattacataatgagtcattattatattattatatataatatttctctCTCCTCTTAATGTTTGGCCACTTCGTTGTTGTGAGCAGTGTAATAAGGTACGTTGTATTTGTATGTGAACTCTTCTCCCTCATGGTATACTTCAACATCTTCGAAGAACATGTTAGGCTGCACGAAGTATGGTTCATAAGCTGGGCGGTCAAATGGATAACCGAAAGGCTTGCTGTCCCATTCGAAAGCTTTAATGGTGTCATATTTTTCGGCAGGCGCATAAGGATAAACCACTACGAAGAATTGGTACGGGAAACCACTCTTGGTGCCTTTAGGCAGAAGTAATCTCTTAGGGAAAGCACCAGACTCGGCAGACATGTCCAATGGTACTTTTCCTTCGGGAAGTGTTTTGAAGATTTCGTATGTAGATACAGAGTCTTCTTTGAAGTAGAAGAATTCAGAAGAGGAGCGTTCGATTTTGTTTTGGCCCTTAGTGAGTGTGTGTACAGACCAGTCTAATTCAACGAAGTTCATCCAGTTGTCTTCCAAGCTAATAGGGTAACCCATGTGATCATACTTAGGACCCATGAAGATTTTCACTACAGCATCTCCTTCAACATCAGATTTCAAGTCAACATAAACTTTGAAATCTTTGTGGTTAAGACGAGGTTGACGGACAAAGAAGTGTGTGTAGTTTTGACTCTTCAGTTCTTCTTGGGTGTAGTATACGCCGTTAGACACGTCGAAGTCATAATAATCAAAGAATGTTACCAGCTTCTCTACCTTAACATCGTTAACCTTAACACCGACATAGTGCAGTGAATCTTTAGTGTACACAGGAAGCATCTTCTTATATTCAATGAAGTATTTAATAATCTTGCTGTATAGCTGGTAGAAGACAGGGTCGCGTAAGGATGTTTGGTAGAAGTCAAGAGCTGATGGCGCGAAGTTGTATCTGTGCAAAAATATTCatgatgttaaaatattttccacCCCTGACTAAATTTATACATGCTAAATTTTTGTGTATGAACAGCACATTATTTAAGAATCTCAGTTAATTAAGGCTGcactcaagtagtgttgtgtacctgtagtgagtaagatgACTATAGCTTCTAGAAAAAGTCTGGGTTAGGGTTAGCAACgagcttgcgatacttctggtgttgcaagcgactataggctacggtaaccaatTACTAACAAGTGGACCGTTCGCTTGTTCACTACCccagtagtataaaaaatattaataaaatgagagAATATTTAAATACTGACGTTAGGTAACACTTACTTGTCATAATATTGTGGAGCAGCACTAAGAACATTACGAGCTATTACTTCATACGAGTAGTAGGGGCCTCTACGTCCAACTTTTCCATACCAATCAGCGTTAGCTTGCCAGAAATTGCCAACGAAGTTAACAGATTTGCTGTTGTGTAGGTCTACGTCCTGGTTGAActgaagacaaaaaaaaatcatttatatatgtttataatataaacctatatatttatcgaaaaataatattaacttacgGCCTTAAAACGTCCTTCGTGAAGATACTGAATGAAAGTCTTCTCATAGGTGTCGAGGAATTGAAGCTCTTCATATTTCTCTATAGAAGGAACTTGATAGTAAGAAGGTCTCTGTACAAATGGATAGTAATAGTAGAGGTTGGGGTAGTAGCCAGTGCTAATCGCATGCCAGAATGAGAAGTTAGGAATCGGTCCTAATCCATTTGAAAGTCTTTCTAAGTAGTAGCGAGCCAACAACTGCTGGTAGAAATAGAAGTATACTTCACCACGGTTTTCCTTCATGCTTGGGTAAAGATCACCGTCCATCCAGAATGGGAAGTATGAGTGGAAGTAATAGTAGTAAGCATTCAGGCCAATATCTTCAGTGAAGTAAGAAATTTTGTATTCATCACTAATGAAATTAAAGTAGTCAGAGTAGTTAGAGTAGATAATCCATTTGTCTCCTTCGTGAACAACTCCGTATTCACTTCCGAAATCTGGAGTAAAAACTCCATCCTGCATTTTGGTACGGTAAATCTTGTTCCACGCATAAGAGTCTGTGAAAAGTTCTGGGTAAACTTCATATGGAGCTGGAACGACCATTCCTTTGGTATCGGCATGGTGAGTCAGAGCAATGTAGAAGGCATAAAAGAATTGTCCCTCGTTTAAGTATACGCGAGCAAAGCAAGCTGTCTTGTAGAAAACTTCAAAGCTATTGGCATAgtacaaaatattgaaaagagcGATTGCTTCACGTTGATGTTGTTTGTAAAAGATGGAGAAAGGCACGTTCTTGGGTAGCATGCCAAAGCTCCATAATTCGTAAAACTCTTGGACGGCTTTCTTGTTCTATAAAAGTGAACAAAAAGGTATATAATTAAAGTAGGAATCAACTGTGTCATTtacaattaaatcaaaaattcaaaagaGAGCCTTACGGTATAGTCATCGAAATGGGCCTTGATGTCGTAGTCCTTGCCAATCTTGTAGTATTCAGCTTCAGGGTCAACTTGCTTGGGATGGAGGAAGAGCTTAAGAATCTTTTCTTGCTTCGTCCCAAAATCAGCATCAACTAAAACATAATTActtgataatttattatgttcTTTATTTACCCACACAACATAagcatataattaaataatttgatattaaataattaaaaaaaatatatgtttaaaaataaaattattagtaataaataaataaaacataggaaATTAGTGAAAGATTTTTTACCTTGCTTCGTTTTGTAGACGTGTTTCGGAGTAATCAGGCTCGCCCCAACCAGCCCTAAGGCCAAACATGCCAATGCCAGGACAGTCTTCATCTTGAGCGGTCGAGAAGACAACTGTGCCTTAGCTCTGGCCAGTTTCAGCTTTTATACAGATTTTTTACATCTTATCTTGTCCGAAACTGTTGATTCCTTAGTAACAATATCGCGATTTCTCTTTATCACATATGCCTTTTCTTGACCCCTTATACATTCCGAGAGACAAACAAATACCTAGAAAGTCCACAAAAACTTTAACCAAAGTAGTATttgtgtacaaaaatatatatcttgtttttaggaattatataattacaacgAAATAAGTAGCCATAAATCTTCATTTGATTTAGTAATTAAGTAcgaaaaaattttaatgatatccgctataaattatttaatattttaacaaaactatttttttttatttgtatgataaaaGGTGTAATTTTAAAGTTGCTGGTAACACTAGGTACATTACCTGAGTTTGTAATTTACCAAATGttaagatgtaaatttttattttattgattggtaTATTTgcttctttaaatataaatataactagctgacctggtgaacttcgtatcaccttattttttttttaaatataataataacataatatatcaaaataaaatatagcctatcttttaagttggatcgaactgcacatggtgtgcgaattttattataatcggttaagtggtttaggagtccattgaggacaaacattgtgacacaagatttatatatattaagatatatatatatatatatatataatttaaattacgtttattttttgtgaatgatatttttttgacaCTCGTTAAATAGGTGTACCCTTATagcgaaataaataatttcattacatttcatGTCGGTGTGTCACTAATCTTCTTCTAAGCTGATGaagtaataatgataaaaaatttaatatgtcgTAGTCTACTGCGAATGCTTCAATGGTATTGATTCACAAAAGGATCTGGTAGGTGcggctatagttttttttttttgggaactAAACGTTTTACTACTTTAGTTAtttactaactgtgcccgcgacttcgtccacgtggaatttaacaagaaGTTATCAGTTCACagagatataaataaatgaatttctaaaataaaagtaggctaagttactccttattacatcagctatctgccagataaagtaccgtcaaaatcggtccagcttcgtttcagagtttagccaaaacaaacagacagacagacagacaaaattgtaaaaaaagtttctttGGTTTATataccgtatatacatccatccatatgcatttagtaaaaagcggttattttaataatacaaacaaacaccccaattttatttactccAATAAGTTTTTCTTATACTCCAATaagtttatctaatatataaaattctcgtgtcacagttttcgttgccatagtcctccgaaacggcttgaccgattttgatgaaattttttgtgcttatccggtatctatgagaatcggccaatatctatttttcatccccctaaatgttaggggtagtccacccctaaatttttttttttattttttagacaaaatttttaatttctatttttttatgatacaacattaaaaatacatacaaccctaaattttcaaacctctaccatcaacccctatttttaatagcgtttagcggcaagacaacgattgccgggtcagctagtattattatataccccaataagtttttcttttacaatagATGCCAAatctaataaaacattattgatTAAACTATTGTTAGGCCCACGATGCCATGCTCTAAATTGTTTTGATGAATTTTCTAGATTCTTTGAATTAGATTCATTCACTTATGAACTTGATGAAGGTTTAAATATTGTAAGATGGTCACCTGAGTGTACGGGTAAATTTTCATTTGATGATTTATTTaacttagaattaaaatcagtaagaaaaaataaatattgcttaTTCAGATTTCCTGAAAATATGATTATTCCGAGAGGTTTGGAACAaggtttaaatttaacattattcaTTTTAGTAACACCTATCGATGAGAATAGTGATTTTGAATATCTTTCAAATCCATTAGGATTCCTCTTCCACAGAAAAAGCATTAGTTAATAACtttttcgattttaataattacaaattctttaatattacaatttatcaCAAAGAAAATTCTAAACACGCTAATGGATACTTTTCATCTCATCtcaactaatattattttttatgcagtttacattcaattttttttttttttggaaaaggATAAAACGATAGAATGATTCATTTGTACTATTTATGCAGTTGATACATTTATgcacacatttatttttttggaaaaaattggatgaaataataaaatgatttatttataccgttttttatttgtaaatgtaagttataacagtattattacaattacataatgagtcattattatattattatatataatatttctctCTCCTCTTAATGTGAGGCCACTTCGTTGTTGTGAGCAGTGTAATAAGGCACGTTGTATTTGTATGTGAACTCTTCTCCCTCATGGTATACTTCAACATCTTCGAAGAACATGTTAGGCTGCACGAAGTATGGTTCATAAGCTGGGCGGTCAAATGGATAACCGAAAGGCTTGCTGTCCCATTCGAAAGCTTTAATGGTGTCATATTTTTCGGCAGGCACATAAGGATAAACCATTACGAAGAATTGGTACGGGAAACCACTCTTGGTGCCTTTAGGCAGAAGTAATCTCTTAGGGAAAGCACCAGACTCGGCAGACATGTCCAATGGTACTTTTCCTTCGGGAAGTGTTTTGAAGATTTCGTATGTAGATACAGAGTCTTCTTTGAAGTAGAAGAATTCAGAAGAGGAGCGTTCGATTTTGTTTTGGCCCTTAGTGAGTGTGTGTACAGACCAGTCTAATTCAACGAAGTTCATCCAGTTGTCTTCCAAGCTAATAGGGTAACCCATGTGATCATACTTAGGACCCATGAAGATTTTCACTACAGCATCTCCTTCAACATCAGATTTCAAGTCAACATAAACTTTGAAATCTTTGTGGTTAAGACGAGGTTGACGGACAAAGAAGTGTGTGTAGTTTTGACTCTTCAGTTCTTCTTGGGTGTAGTATACGCCGTTAGACACGTCGAAGTCATAATAATCAAAGAATGTTACCAGCTTCTCTACCTTAACATCGTTAACCTTAACACCGACATAGTGCAGTGAATCTTTAGTGTACACAGGAAGCATCTTCTTATATTCAATGAAGTATTTAATAATCTTGCTGTATAGCTGGTAGAAGACAGGGTCGCGTAAGGATGTTTGGTAGAAGTCAAGAGCTGATGGCGCGAAGTTGTATCTGTGCAAAAATATTCatgatgttaaaatattttccacCCCTGACTAAATTTATACATGCTAAATTTTTGTGTGTGAACAGCACATTATTTAAGAATCTCAGTTAATTAAGgctgctctcaagtagtgttgtgtacctgtagtgagtaagatgaccataGCTTCTAGAAAAAGTCTGGGTTAGGGTTAGCAACgagcttgcgatacttctggtgttgcaagcgactataggctacggtaaccaatTACCAACAAGTGGACCGTTTGCTTGTTCACTACCccagtagtataaaaaatattaataaaatgagagaataaattaattatatcaataaaaatttattattattattaataataaatgaatatattaattaaattaatattaaatactgaCGTTAGGTAACACTTACTTGTCATAATATTGTGGAGCAGCACTAAGAACATTACGAGCTATTACTTCATACGAGTAGTAGGGGCCTCTACGTCCAACTTTTCCATACCAATCAGCGTTAGCTTGCCAGAAATTGCCAACGAAGTTAACAGATTTGCTGTTGTGTAGGTCTACGTCCTGGTTGAACTGAAgacaaaaaaatcatttatacatgtttataatataaacctatatatttatcgaaaaataatattaacttacgGCCTTAAAACGTCCTTCGTGAAGATACTGAATGAAAGTCTTCTCATAGGTGTCGAGGAATTGAAGCTCTTCATATTTCTCTATAGAAGGAACTTGATAGTAAGAAGGTCTCTGTACAAATGGATAGTAATAGTAGAGGTTGGGGTAGTAGCCAGTGCTAATCGCATGCCAGAATGAGAAGTTAGGAATCGGTCCTAATCCATTTGAAAGTCTTTCTAAGTAGTAGCGAGCCAACAACTGCTGGTAGAAATAGAAGTATACTTCGCCACGGTTTTCCTTCATGCTTGGGTAAAGATCACCGTCCATCCAGAATGGGAAGTATGAGTGGAAGTAATAGTAGTAAGCATTCAGGCCAATATCTTCAGTGAAGTAAGAAATTTTGTATTCATCACTAATGAAATTAAAGTAGTCAGAGTAGTTAGAGTAGATAATCCATTTGTCTCCTTCGTGAACAACTCCGTATTCACTTCCGAAATCTGGAGTAAAAACTCCATCCTGCATTTTGGTACGGTAAATCTTGTTCCACGCATAAGAGTCTGTGAAAAGTTCTGGGTAAACTTCATATGGAGCTGGAACGACCATTCCTTTGGTATCGGCATGGTGAGTCAGAGCAATGTAGAAGGCATAAAAGAATTGTCCCTCGTTCAAGTATACGCGAGCAAAGCAAGCTGTCTTGTAGAAAACTTCAAAGCTATTGGCATAgtacaaaatattgaaaagagcGATTGCTTCACGTTGATGTTGTTTGTAAAAGATGGAGAAAGGCACGTTCTTGGGTAGCATGCCAAAGCTCCATAATTCGTAAAACTCTTGGACGGCTTTCTTGTTCtataaaaatgaacaaaaaggTATATAATTAAAGTAGGAATCAACTgtgttatttacaattaaattaaaaatccaaaAGAGAGCCTTACGGTATAGTCATCGAAATGGGCCTTGATGTCGTAGTCCTTGCCAATCTTGTAGTATTCAGCTTCAGGGTCAACTTGCTTGGGATGGAGGAAGAGCTTAAGAATCTTTTCTTGCTTCGTCCCAAAATCAGCATCAACTAAAACATAATTActtgataatttattatgttcTTTATTTACCCACACAACATAAGcatataattgaataatttaattttaaataattaaaaaaatatatgtttaaaaataaaattattaataataaataaataaaacataggaaATTAGTGAAAGATTTTTTACCTTGCTTCGTTTTGTAGACGTGTTTCGGAGGAATCAGGCTCGCCCCAACCAGCCCTAAGGCCAAACATGCCAATGCCACGACAGTCTTCATCTTGAGCGGTCGAGAAGACAACTGTGCCTTAGCTCTGGCCAGTTTCAGCTTTTATACAGATTTTTTACATCTTATCTTGTTCGAAACTGTTGATTCCTTAGTAGCAATAACGCGATTTCTCTTTATCACATATGCCTTTTCTTGACCTTATACATTCCGGGAGACAAGCAAATACCTAGAAAGTCCATAAAAACTTTAACCAATGTagtatttgtatacaaaaatatatatctcgTTTTTAGGaattatatagtataattataattttatggttACAACTAAATAAGTAGCCGTAAATCTTAATATGATTTAGTAGTTAAGTACGAAAAAAGTTAATGATATCcgctataaattatttaatattttaacaaaactattttttttatttgtatgataatAGGTGTAATTTTAAAGTTGCTGGTAACACGGTACATTACCTGAGTTTGTAATTTACCAAATTttaagatgtaaatttttattttattgattgactagctgacccggcgaacttcgtatcgcctaacacaaactttatcgtatggtattaaagttcaaattgacttttaagtattatcacaaatcttttgtatgggagtatagaaaagtgttgtttttagactttttcaggaaatttaattttttttttagaatttttctctccgtaagaaccatcctcgtacttcaaggaatattttaaaaaaagaattagcgaaatcggtccaaccgttctcgagttttgcgcttagcaacacattcagcgactcatttttatattatagatattgatATTTGCTACATTAactttcgtttattttttgtgaatgatatttttttgacGCTCGTTAAGTGAGTGTACCCTTATagcgaaataaataatttcattacatttcatGTCGGTGTGTCACTAATCTTCTTCTAAGCTAatgaagtaataattataaaaaatttaatatgtcgTAGTCTACTGCGAATGATTCAATGGTATTGATTCACAAAAGGATCTGGTAGGAGcggctatagtttttttttttgggaaccaaaagttttactattttagttatttactaaatgtgcccgcgacttcgtccacgtggaatttaacaataagTTATCAGTTCAcagagatataaataaataaatttctaaaataaaagtagcctaagttacttcgtattacatcagctatctgccagataaagtaccgtcaaaatcggtccagtttcgtttcagagtttagccggaacaaacagacagacagacaaaattgtaaaaaaagtttgtttggtttatataccgtgtatacatccacccatatgcatttagtaaaaagcggttattttaatattacatacagacaccccaattttatttatttatatagattatttatatactttttgataaaaatgagGAATATATTACGTTTTTGAAGTTGGAAGTTGAAGTTTTAAGAGGATTTAGTCCGTCATAGCCACTGGAATCTAGAAGTAGAAGGCGTTAGTTGATCACCGCCGCTCGACATCGCTGATAGGGGTTTTACGGAGCGAAACATGGGCATCCGGCCAACCCTCCTATTTTCCATTCAGGCTTGGATCATGCACTtaacttatattttacattatttataatactcaTATTTGAGAGGGTCAAGTAATTTAGttgttttactaaaatttataaacttaataattaaagaGGCTATTGAAACATTAACTGAAAATGATGAcgcaaacat from Melitaea cinxia chromosome 15, ilMelCinx1.1, whole genome shotgun sequence includes:
- the LOC123660540 gene encoding arylphorin subunit alpha-like: MKTVLALACLALGLVGASLITPKHVYKTKQVDADFGTKQEKILKLFLHPKQVDPEAEYYKIGKDYDIKAHFDDYTNKKAVQEFYELWSFGMLPKNVPFSIFYKQHQREAIALFNILYYANSFEVFYKTACFARVYLNEGQFFYAFYIALTHHADTKGMVVPAPYEVYPELFTDSYAWNKIYRTKMQDGVFTPDFGSEYGVVHEGDKWIIYSNYSDYFNFISDEYKISYFTEDIGLNAYYYYFHSYFPFWMDGDLYPSMKENRGEVYFYFYQQLLARYYLERLSNGLGPIPNFSFWHAISTGYYPNLYYYYPFVQRPSYYQVPSIEKYEELQFLDTYEKTFIQYLHEGRFKAFNQDVDLHNSKSVNFVGNFWQANADWYGKVGRRGPYYSYEVIARNVLSAAPQYYDKYNFAPSALDFYQTSLRDPVFYQLYSKIIKYFIEYKKMLPVYTKDSLHYVGVKVNDVKVEKLVTFFDYYDFDVSNGVYYTQEELKSQNYTHFFVRQPRLNHKDFKVYVDLKSDVEGDAVVKIFMGPKYDHMGYPISLEDNWMNFVELDWSVHTLTKGQNKIERSSSEFFYFKEDSVSTYEIFKTLPEGKVPLDMSAESGAFPKRLLLPKGTKSGFPYQFFVVVYPYAPAEKYDTIKAFEWDSKPFGYPFDRPAYEPYFVQPNMFFEDVEVYHEGEEFTYKYNVPYYTAHNNEVAKH
- the LOC123660537 gene encoding arylphorin subunit alpha-like, which encodes MKTVVALACLALGLVGASLIPPKHVYKTKQVDADFGTKQEKILKLFLHPKQVDPEAEYYKIGKDYDIKAHFDDYTNKKAVQEFYELWSFGMLPKNVPFSIFYKQHQREAIALFNILYYANSFEVFYKTACFARVYLNEGQFFYAFYIALTHHADTKGMVVPAPYEVYPELFTDSYAWNKIYRTKMQDGVFTPDFGSEYGVVHEGDKWIIYSNYSDYFNFISDEYKISYFTEDIGLNAYYYYFHSYFPFWMDGDLYPSMKENRGEVYFYFYQQLLARYYLERLSNGLGPIPNFSFWHAISTGYYPNLYYYYPFVQRPSYYQVPSIEKYEELQFLDTYEKTFIQYLHEGRFKAFNQDVDLHNSKSVNFVGNFWQANADWYGKVGRRGPYYSYEVIARNVLSAAPQYYDKYNFAPSALDFYQTSLRDPVFYQLYSKIIKYFIEYKKMLPVYTKDSLHYVGVKVNDVKVEKLVTFFDYYDFDVSNGVYYTQEELKSQNYTHFFVRQPRLNHKDFKVYVDLKSDVEGDAVVKIFMGPKYDHMGYPISLEDNWMNFVELDWSVHTLTKGQNKIERSSSEFFYFKEDSVSTYEIFKTLPEGKVPLDMSAESGAFPKRLLLPKGTKSGFPYQFFVMVYPYVPAEKYDTIKAFEWDSKPFGYPFDRPAYEPYFVQPNMFFEDVEVYHEGEEFTYKYNVPYYTAHNNEVASH